The Oikeobacillus pervagus genome segment TATAGTATGGATGTCCGTGATGCCTTGAAAACACCACGTGTCGATCTTGCGGGCATTCCGGTTGAGAGCTCATTTGATGAGGCAAGACAAATTGTTTTAAATAATCATTACACAAGATACCCTATTTATAAAGAGGATATGGATAATATTATTGGGGTATTTCATTCAAAATTTCTCATTGAATGGTCAATGCACCCACATAAAAAACTGGTTGATTTTACCGACACCCACCCGCTCTTTGTCGTAGAGTCGACGTCTATTGAGAGAGTCTTTAAAATGATGCTGAAGGAAAAGAAACATTTATCCATCGTCCTAGATGAATACGGTGGGACTATGGGGATTATCACACATGAGGATATTATTGAAGCGATGATTGGACAGGAGATTGAAGATGAAACCGATGATCCTGAAGAAGTGTTGATTGACGAATTAACGGATTCCGAAATTATTTGTAATGGGAAATTAACGATCCGTCAATTGAACGACGTTTTTAAAATTAAACTTCCTGAAGAGACAGATGTACTATCTGGCTTTATTTTTACCCAACTAAGCCATGTACCAATAGAAGGAGAGACATTTGAATTCCAACATCTCCATTTTGAAATTCTGGAGGTTGAAAAAAATAAAATAAACTTAGTG includes the following:
- a CDS encoding hemolysin family protein — translated: MLFAILFFMLMSFFLSGSETALTAVNKMKIQSRAKQHDKASQKLLKLVSKPDELITSILIGNNIANIMLPTLVTMIAIDYGINVGVATGILTVVLIIFAEVLPKTIAATFSERIAYFVAPMISILLILLKPVTFLLSKFTNIVIRFLSKGEIKKATISKEEFKTMIDIAYTQGTFQTEESKRIKRAIDFYSMDVRDALKTPRVDLAGIPVESSFDEARQIVLNNHYTRYPIYKEDMDNIIGVFHSKFLIEWSMHPHKKLVDFTDTHPLFVVESTSIERVFKMMLKEKKHLSIVLDEYGGTMGIITHEDIIEAMIGQEIEDETDDPEEVLIDELTDSEIICNGKLTIRQLNDVFKIKLPEETDVLSGFIFTQLSHVPIEGETFEFQHLHFEILEVEKNKINLVKITKKTHVKS